The following nucleotide sequence is from Pedobacter sp. PACM 27299.
AGTGTGATTGCAGGGCTAAACTTCCGTTTATACAGCTTAAATAGTAAAAACACACTTTTCCCGGATAAAAATAAACCTATTCATGTAAAAGAATACAGTGCTTACGTGCAATTCGCGAAAAAGGTCCTGGATGATAAACTGAGTTTAAGTACCTCCTTCCGTTTCGACAAAAACACCTTATTCTCTGACCCGAAGGTCACTTCCAGAGCATCAGCGGTGTTTGAAGTCGCCAAAGAAAACTTCATTCGCTTCTCTTACCAGAATGCCTACAGTTTCCCATCAAATATCCAGGCTTTACAAAGCACCTTGAATGGTATGAACAGTTATTCTTCCGGAGGTTCTTCTTTGCTGTTAAACGGCACGTATGAGTTCGACAAATATCCTCCTTATACTTTAGAGAGTGTCAATAAATACCGCGAAACAGGTGATGCAAATGTGTTAGAGCGCTTCCAATACAACGACATTAAGCCGCAATCGGTGAATGCTTTTGAGTTGGGGTATGCTGCCCTGATCGGTAAAAGAGTAATTTTTGATATATTGGGCTATTTCTCTACCTGGGAAAACTTCATCGGCTATGCTAATGTAGCCAATACTCCAGGCACGAATGATGTACTTGCTTTTAATGACCAAAGCACTTACTCGATCTACAATATTGCTTTTAATGGCGGACAGACGGTGAATACCTATGGATATGCCGCTAGTGTAAGTGTAGATCTGGGGCATAATTTCCTGACCAAAGTGAATTATTTCTCGGATCATTTGAAAAATAAAAATAACAGCCAGGTCAACAATTTCAATACGCCAAGTTACCATGTGAATTTAGAGTTTGGCAATAGTGGTTTTGGCAAGCGACAAGTATGGTCATTCAATACCAGTCTTCGCTACAAACCAGGTTATTTATATGTGGTTTCTGGTGGTCTGGCAACTGGTGTTGTACCTAGTTCAGCGGTCATTGATGCACAGGTCAGCTATAAATTGATCAAAGCGCGTTCTGGCATCAGATTAGGTGCGACTAATGTTACCAATAAATATTACTCCACAGGAATTGCGAATCCAAATATCGGAGCGGTGTATTATGTGACTTATGCTTACAATATTTTTTAACGACCTAAACACAAAAAACCAAATATGAAACAATCTATCCGCGCGGTGCTCCTCTTACTTCTGGCTTCAGGAGTCTGGACTTCCTGTACTCAAAAGGCAGGCCCGCAGCATCCTTACAAAACGATGCTGACTTTCAATCCTGGAGAGGAAGCTAAAATCGAAGAAGCTTTTTTATCACTGAAAGACAGCACAAGTATTTTACTTAAGGCTGGAAACTACAAGTTTGACAATCTGAGTATTGCACAGGTCAACCATATCCTGATTCAAGGGGAAGGCCATGACAAAACGATCCTTGATTTCTCTAGTCAGAGTCAGGGCGGCGAAGGCATACGGGTAACGGATGTAAAAGGCTTCACTATTGATGCGATGACGATTAAAGACTCTAAAGGAGATCTTTTAAAAATTAATAAAAGCCGCGATGTAACGGTGACTAACCTTCATGCGGTATGGAGCAAAGCTGATTCTACCAGTGGTGGTTATGCGATTTATCCGGTGATGTGTAAAAATGTATTGATTGAAAACTGTTATACAGAAGGTTCTTCTGATGCAGGAATTTATGTAGGTCAGACGGATAGTGCCATCGTTAGAAAATGTAAAGCCGCTAAGAATGTCGCTGGCTGTGAGATTGAAAACACCTCTAATGCGGAAGTTTATGACAATGAGTTTTACAACAATACTGCTGGATTTTTAATCTTCGACTTACCTGATCTTTCTAAAAGAGGCGGTCACGTAAAAGTTTACAACAACAACATTCATGATAACAACTTCAGAAATTTCGCAAAAGCGGGAAGTTTTGGAACCACCTGGGGAGTAGGAAATGCTTCTCCTGGTAGCGGTATTATTATTCTAGCCGCTTCAGATATTGAGATCTACCACAACAAGATCATCAATAATAACACTTCTTCGATTACTATCGCTTCTGGTTTTGCGGTTGATGAGAAAGCAGGAGAGAAAATCAATGCGAACTACTCTCCTATTCCTAAAAACGTCAATATCCATGACAATACGATAGAAATGGGCCCGGAATTTCCGAAACCTGCTTATGAACATCGTATTGGTCAGCTGTTGGTAGCCACAGAAGCACAGTTGAACAAGCTGGAGCCGACGCGTAAAAACAAACGTATTCCATTCATCATGTATGACGGGATTACCAGTAATGTCCTAACCAAGGGAACCTCTTTAAATCCAGATTCTATCTGTATCAAACAGACAGGAGACCATGTTTTTGTGAATGCAGATTTCCTGAATATTGCCAATCCTGCGAAATGGAAACCGAATACAAATATCAGCCCATTCCAATGTAAATAAACAATGCGAAAGACCTATATTTTTGGCTCCCTGATCCTGATTGGCATCTTTTTATCGATGCTGACGGAGCAGGGATGCAAAAACAAAACCAACACCAGTACTAAAACAACCGCATCCGAGGATTTTCAATTTAAGGAGCAACTGTCTGATTACGGATTTTTCAAAGGTAAGCTGAATGAATTAAAGCCGGATTCGGGGATCATTCATTATGAACTGAGTACGCCGCTATTTACCGATTATGCAGTAAAAGACCGATTTATTGTGTTACCAAAAGGTCAGCAAATTAAATATACAGCAGATGGTGCACTGGATTTTCCTGACGCTACGATTATCGTTAAAAACTTCGCTTATACGAATGCAGCGCGGCAAAAAATCATGATTGAAACCCGGCTATTGGTCAAAGACCCTAAGGACAAAAAATGGAAGGTGATGAATTATTTGTGGAATAAGGAACAGACAGATGCGAAGAAACACATTATCGGTGCTAAAGTTCCTATCACTTTATTAGACGACCAGGGAAAGCAGTATTTTACCAATTATCAGGTGCCAAACACCAATGACTGTAAACGCTGTCATATTAAAGATGGGGTTTTAACACCAATTGGTCCAAAAGCCAGAAATCTGAACTTTACCGTTCTTGGGCGAAAGGAAAATCAGCTGGCAGAATGGGCGGCTCATGGGCAGTTAAGCGGTCTTCCAGAATTGAGTAAGGTACATCAATTGCCGGTATGGACAGATACCAAGCATTTCACTCTAGATCAACGAGCGAGAGCTTATCTGGATGTCAACTGTGCACATTGTCATACTAAGGGCGGTGATGCCTACAATACAGGGCTTTTTCTTGATTATGCGGAAAAGAATCCGGATCATCTGGGCTTTAAAAAAGCACCGGTATCAGCAGGTGGTGGTGCAGGTGGATTGGACTACGACATTATTCCGGGAAATGCGGATCAATCGATTTTATATTATAGGATGAACAGTACCGAACCAGGAACAGCCATGCCGGAGCTCGCAAGAACATTAACTCATAAAGAAGGTGTTCAATTGATCAGAGACTGGATTAATAGTCTGCCAAAAAAATAAATAAAAAACAAAAGCCCTGACATCCATCGGGGCTTTTGTATCAACTAAACCTAAACTTATAAATACTAACCAAATATTTATAGCGCAAAACTAAGGTTGCATTGTAAAGTTCAGGTTAAGGATATATGATCTATAAAGTTTTATTTCTTTTCTGGAATTTCTTGTAGAACTTGTAATAAATATCCCCAGAACTTCTGTACAGAAGAGATTTTCACACATTCATCTGGCGAGTGTGCACCATGGATGGTTGGTCCGAAAGAGATCATATCCATACCTGGAAGATGCGCACCTAAGATCCCACATTCTAATCCCGCGTGGCAAGCATTTACATTTGGCTCTGCGTTAAATGCAGTCTGATACAATTTGGTCATTAACCTTAAGATATCTGAGTCTGCATTTGGCTTCCATCCTGGATAATCTCCGCTGCGGGAAACATCGCAGCCCATGTTTTCTAATGCTGCACCAACTGCGAAAGCTACATCATCTTTGGTACTTTCCACACTGCTACGCTGCAGCGACTGCGTGATAAACTCACCACCTTTGATGATCACTCTCGCCAGGTTTGAAGAAGCTTCCACCAAGTCTTTGATGTCCGGGCTCATTCTGAACACTCCATTTGGCAAGGAATAAATTGCATTTACAATTTTCAGAAAATCCAGTTTAGACATCCCATGTTCTGGAAGTTCAGTTTCTTCGATACTGATGTTCATCGCCGTTTCAATACTTTTATATTCCTCTTTTAATACTGCTGAAAAATCAGTGAAAGCTGCAAGGAAAGTATCTTTTTGTGCTGCAGGAATAGCTACTACTGCTTTAGATTCCCTTGGGATCGCGTTTCTTAAGCTTCCACCATCTAAGGTACACAATTGCAGGTCTGAAGATTTCAGTGCTGCATTCAATATACGGTTCATTAGTTTATTTGCATTTCCTCTACCTTTATGGATATCCATTCCGGAATGGCCGCCTAATAATCCTTTAACTGTCACCTGGAAGGCCAGGTGATCTTTAGCGATCGGATGTTGCTTATAGTTATAAATGCTATTGGTATCTATTCCACCTGCACAGCCGATGGTCAGTTCATCATCTTCTTCTGTATCCAGGTTCAACAAAATTGTTCCTGTAAAATTTGAAGGGTCTAATTCTTTAGCACCGGTCATCCCAGTTTCCTCATCAATGGTGAACATCGCTTCAATAGCCGGGTGTACAATGGTTGAAGAGGCAAGAATCGCCATAATGGTGGCTACACCAATTCCGTTATCTGCTCCTAAAGTTGTACCGTTTGCACGTACCCAATCGCCATCCACAAACATTTCAATTCCCTGTGTAGCGAAATCAAAGTTGCGGTCGCCATTTTTCTGATGAACCATATCCAGGTGTGACTGCATGATTACCGTTTGTCTGTTCTCCATGCCTGGAGTTGCCGGCTTCTTGATCACCACATTCCCTGTCTTGTCCTGAATGGTTTCCAGCCCTAAGCTATGTCCATATTGAACCATGAATTCAATCACACGTTCTTCTTTTTTTGAAGCGCGGGGCACTGCATTCAAAGCAGCAAAATTACTCCAAAGTTCCTGAGGTTCTAAATTTTTGACTTCCATTAAATCTCTTTGTTATTTGAAGCAAAGCTAGAAAAACCAGGGCGATATTTCTGCAAAGGAAGGCAATGAAAAGTAAAGACAAAAAAAAAGACCGCACCGGCGTGTGAAACAACCGGCGCAGCCTTCAGATATTAAACAAGGTTTGTTTACGTTAATAGCCTGGGTTTTGTACCAGGAAGGTATTCTTATTTACTTCATCCCTGCTGAAAGGTCTGAAATAAATTTTATCCAGCCATACTCGGTTTTCCTGAGCCGTCTCTGTGGTTGGCGTATAGGTATAATCGTAAATGGTAGGATCGTAACGGTACAGGTTCAGCATGGTTTTACCCGGTTTAAATTTACCGGAAACCTTGATATAGGTGGTTTTTCTACCCAGTGTTGTCTTTCCGATCATCCAGCGGCGTGCATCATGGTAACGCTGTTCTTCATATACCATCTCAATTCTACGCTCATGACGATAAACTTCTTTTAGTCCTTCTTTATCGGTTGCTGTAACTGCAGGCATTCCGGCTCTGAAACGTATTTTATTCAACCAGCTGGTGGCTTCTCCCAATTGATCCAGTTCTATACTTGCTTCAATATAGTTCATCACCGCCTCTGTGTATCTAAAGAATGGCCAAGGGATAAACTGAGGATTAGAAGCTTCAACAATATTAGGATCCGGATCGGTGAATTTCTGAGTATAGTAACCAGTCCAGCTGCCATTCCAGCTTTCAATAGGGCCTGAACGCGTATCTAAGCCTTTGTAAGTGGTTAATTTTCCATCTATCATTAAATCATATTCACCGGTTTGAATTTGATTGGCAGGGTCTACGCCCCCCACTACCTTATCTCTTGGTTTCCAGCCTGCGCCATCATAGAGTATAGTGGCATAAAAACGCGGATCCCGATTTTCGTAAGGGTTCTGTTTTTGCGCTGGATTTGACCAGCTGAACTTCGTCCCATCATTCATTTCATAATCATCCACTAACAGCCCTATTGGTGTATTTCCTGCCCAGTTTCGATAGCCGTTCGGACCATTTGCTCTGCCAAAACGCATGTCAGAACGGTCGATAAAATACCTGCCCAGGATAAGTTCTGAAGCCGCAGCAGCATCCATTCCTGGAGCTTTACTGCCGCCGCCCATGGCCAGACTTTTATAATTCAGGCGACCTGCTGCAGCTGATACCGGAGCTGAAAGGTCTAATTTATAACCTGTACCTAAATCCATCACTGCTTTTGCCGCATCCTTTGCCGCCTGCCATCGCTGCGTCTGGTTGTTGTCGTCGTAAGCCAATAATGGCAGGGCCTCTGCGAAACCTTGTGCACTGGCAATCTCTAAGGTTGATATTTTTGACTTGGTATGTAAGTCACTGGCAGCATACAGTAATACCCTTGATTTTAAAGCCAGCGCAGCAATGATGCTTCCTCTTCCTTTATCCATGGTTTTACCGACAAACAATCGCTGTGCATCTTCACAATCCTTTACAATAAAATCGGTACATTCTTTATAAGTTGACCGTTTGATTCTAAAATCATCATTAAGGCCATACACTTTAGTGATCAGTGGAACTCCGCCATAGTATCTCAGCAGCTGATGATAAAAATAGGCACGCAAAAAATGTGCTTCTCCCAACAGCTGATCTTTCAGATTCTGATCGGTTAAACCGTTATCTGAGCCAGACAATCTTTCAATGGTCATGTTACAGGCACGTATGCGGTTGTACATTTTGGCATAAGCCCAGGTATCATCTACCCAACCCAATGTAGAGGGATTGATGGTACTGGCATTCACCAGGTCTATTCCACGGTTTGGATGCGTAAATAAAGATTCATCAGATACCGAGCTGAGCATTTGTTCAGAAAATCCACCTACACTCAGGCCATTATAAATATCGGTTACGAAAGCCTGAGCCAGGGCACCGTCCTGCCAAACGAGGTCAGCGCGGATCTTATCTGGTGGTTCGACTGTCAGCATATCTTTCTTGCAGCCTGAAGCCAGGACTGCCATTAATGCAATTGTAAGTATATATGTATTTCTGATTATTGATTTCATCGTTCTATATTTTTGTCTTCTGGGAAGATTCCATTAAAAAGTAACTTTAACACCGGCGTTGATTACCCTAGCCTGAGGATAGTATTGAGAGCTGGAGTTGGTAGATTCCGGATCCCAGATTTTAATCTTATCTACTGTAAACAAGTTTAGTCCACTTATATAAAAGCGGAGTGCTTTTAAGCCGAGCGACTGGCTGTTTTTATCCGACAAAGAGTAACCTAGTTCCACATTTTTCAGGCGGACATAATTGTTGCTTCTGAACCAATAGGTATTTCTGGCCGCATTGTTCATATCGGTATAATACGTCTTACCACGATTAGATAAACGCGGGTTTTCTGAACTCGGGTTATCTATCGTCCAGCGATTTTGATAAGACCATTCCAGGAAGTTTCCTATATCTCCAGACTCGGTTAAGCCAATAATCTGAACCCCGCCTGTGGCTCCTTGTACCAATACAGAAAGGTCGAAGTTTTTATACTGCAGGTTGAAATTCAGTCCGCCAGTAAAAGTTGGTGTACTGGTTTTGTCCATTCTCACCTGGTCATCTCCATTGATTTTCCCATCGCCATTGGTGTCTACGAATTTCATATCTCCAGGTAATAGCGTTGGCGTAATGGCACTATAGTCGATTTTATTATTGTTGATTTCGTTCTGATCTCTGAACACCCCATCATAGCTATAAGCTAGTTCTGTCTTTGTTGGCCTGCCGGTAGAACGCTGCCATTCCGGAGCTCCGGGAGTTTCATCCCAGAATACGATTTTATTCTTCGCATATCCACCATTTACGCTGACACCGTATCCCAGTTCACCTACCTGGTCATTATAGCTCAGCTTGAATTCAAAACCTCTATTGTCTACTTTCCCTAGGTTTACAGGAGGTAATTTGTCAAGGATTCCTGAGCTTTCAGGTACGGAGTTGCTTTTGCTGATCAGGATCTTTGTTCTTTTATTATAGAAATAGTCAAATTCAAAAGCCAGTCTATTGTTCAGGAAGGAAGCATCTAAACCCACATTCAGGTTGTTGGCCACTTCCCATGTAAAGTCTGGATTGGGTACACTCGCTTCATATATTGTGGGTGTAAATTTATCATTGATGACATAGTTAGAAAAGCCCATTGTGCTCAGGTATTGATATTCTGCCAGTGCATCGTTGTTATAGGCTTCTGCACCCATCTGTCCCCATGAACCTCTTAGTTTTAAGTTATTCACGAAGCTGACATTTTCTTTGAAGAAACGCTCTTCAGACATGCGCCATCCTACCGATACACCAGGGAAGAATCCGAAACGCTTATCCGGAGGGAAGATATAAGAACCGTCTACTCTCCAAAGGAATTCTGCCAGGTATTTCTCTTTATAGTTATAACCTACACGGCCGAAATAGCTCAAACGTGCTCTTTTGAACAAGTTATTAGGGGCCTCTGTTGGATTGCCCACCGTCTGCTCCTGATCACCGCCAGCCAGCAATTCCTCTAATGCTGTAGAAATAAAGTACCTTCTAGAGGCATTAAATCCATCATTATTTACCTTTTCACTGGTTACACCTGCCATTAAAGCAAAGGAATGTTCGCCTATTTTTTTGTCATAGTTTAACATGGAGGTCAGGTTCACAGCGAGTTGTCCACCCGCTGCTTCTGATAAGCTAGGATCTTTACGCTCCGAACTTACCGTCCCCACTAATACAGGAGTTACTCCATCTGCTTCGAAAGAGCGTTTATCCCATGAATACAGTGTCCATGGCTTTTGCCATCTTTTAGCACGCCCGGCAAACTTATCAATAGAGGCCATTCCAGTATATTTCAAACCTTCTACACCTGGAATTCTGATCTCTACTTTACCGGTAGATTGAAAATAATCTCTGGTATCTTTTAAATATCCGGTTTGATCTGTGGTGGTCACATAAGGGTTATAACCGAACTCAATTGCCGGTCCTGGCAGTCCATTTGGCCAGACTTCCATCTCATTTGGTCTTCCGCGCATCAGCATTCTGAAAATATCTCCAGCACCTACTGTTGAGGAATTTCTCAGCTCTTCTCTCGCGGTAATCCCCAATGAGGTGGTGATGTATTTATTCAAATTCGCCTCGAGGTTTACCCGCATATCGTATTGTTTGTAGCCAGTCGCGGATTTTTTATAATAAGCATCCTGATCCAGGTAGCCCATAGAGATCAAATATTTGATATTCTCTGCTCCTCCGGTCAATTGCAAATTATGTCTTTGCTGAGGCGACCATTTTTTAAGGGTGGTTTTAAACCAGTCAGTATTTGGGTAGCGCAGGGGATCAGATCCATCGCGAAAAGCTTGCATTTCTTCCGGACGATAAACGCCGGTAAATAGGGCGCCATCATCTGTTCTTACATATTGTCCTGTATTTTTTATGCCTTGCCATGCCGCATTCCACTGATTTACCGGGATATCAGAGAACACTTTCAGCTCGTTTAAGATCTCAGCGTACTGTGCTGAATTGGCCATTTTTGGTGTGCGTGTAGGTTGCTGTAAGCCATAGGAATAGTCGTACGAGAACTGAGGTTTACCTGATTTACCTTGCTTGGTAGTCACTAAGATTACCCCGTTTGCTGCTCTGGAACCATAAATGGCGGCCGAAGCATCCTTTAAAACGGAAACACTTTCGATATCATTCGGGTTGATCCGCTCTAAACCTCCAGACCTATTTGGTACCCCGTCAATCACGATCAGGGCTTCATTATTTCCCAAGGAGTTGATTCCGCGGATTCGGATCGTAGAACCATCACGTCCCGGCTCACCGCCTGCCTGAACTGCCGTTACTCCTGGTAATCTTCCTGCCAGGGAATTCGAAAGGTTTGCGGTTGGCGATTTTGCCAGTTCTCCACCTTTTACAGAGCTAATTGCACCAGAAACGACTGCTTTCTTTTGTGTGCCATAACCTACCACAACAATTTCAGACAGATCTTCTGCCTTTTCAGACATTTTCACATTGATCAATGTCTGGTTATTTACAGCGATTTCCTGGGTTACGTAGCCCATATAGGTAAATACAAGGGTTCCATTATCGGGAACTTTAATGCTGTACTTGCCATTAGCGTCGGTCATGGTTCCGATCGTGCCGCCTTTAAGCTTCACACTGACTCCTGGAACACCGCCTCCTGTGGCATCTGTAACCGTACCTTTCACGACCAGCTCTGCCCTGGCCGAACTTTCAGTGCGGATCACCACCAATTGATTTTCCAAAGTTTGAAACTTCAATCCTGTGTCCTCTAAGAAGATTTTAAGCGCATCAAGCACGAGAATATCATGCTCTACCAAACTAATATTTTTATTTAAAGGCAGGTCGGCTTCGCTGTATAACAGTCGGAAATTCCCTTTCTTTTGGAGGATACTCAAAGCATCCTTTAACTTCACTTTTTTCAGGTCAAGATCAACCTTGGTATATTGTGAATAAGTTGATGCCGATACTTGCAGACACAAGAGAAACGACAAAACAAAGCTCCAGTTTAACATCAATAGAATTTTTTTTCGGGAAAATCGGGCACATAGAACTTTATTGCACAGTTCTTTTTTTTTCATAGATTTGTGAATTTCAAAGTTAAAAATCTGATAATGGTAGTTTTAACTACCGCTTGAAGGTTGGGAAAGGGGGAAAATGTTGGCGCATTT
It contains:
- a CDS encoding parallel beta-helix domain-containing protein, translated to MKQSIRAVLLLLLASGVWTSCTQKAGPQHPYKTMLTFNPGEEAKIEEAFLSLKDSTSILLKAGNYKFDNLSIAQVNHILIQGEGHDKTILDFSSQSQGGEGIRVTDVKGFTIDAMTIKDSKGDLLKINKSRDVTVTNLHAVWSKADSTSGGYAIYPVMCKNVLIENCYTEGSSDAGIYVGQTDSAIVRKCKAAKNVAGCEIENTSNAEVYDNEFYNNTAGFLIFDLPDLSKRGGHVKVYNNNIHDNNFRNFAKAGSFGTTWGVGNASPGSGIIILAASDIEIYHNKIINNNTSSITIASGFAVDEKAGEKINANYSPIPKNVNIHDNTIEMGPEFPKPAYEHRIGQLLVATEAQLNKLEPTRKNKRIPFIMYDGITSNVLTKGTSLNPDSICIKQTGDHVFVNADFLNIANPAKWKPNTNISPFQCK
- a CDS encoding RagB/SusD family nutrient uptake outer membrane protein: MKSIIRNTYILTIALMAVLASGCKKDMLTVEPPDKIRADLVWQDGALAQAFVTDIYNGLSVGGFSEQMLSSVSDESLFTHPNRGIDLVNASTINPSTLGWVDDTWAYAKMYNRIRACNMTIERLSGSDNGLTDQNLKDQLLGEAHFLRAYFYHQLLRYYGGVPLITKVYGLNDDFRIKRSTYKECTDFIVKDCEDAQRLFVGKTMDKGRGSIIAALALKSRVLLYAASDLHTKSKISTLEIASAQGFAEALPLLAYDDNNQTQRWQAAKDAAKAVMDLGTGYKLDLSAPVSAAAGRLNYKSLAMGGGSKAPGMDAAAASELILGRYFIDRSDMRFGRANGPNGYRNWAGNTPIGLLVDDYEMNDGTKFSWSNPAQKQNPYENRDPRFYATILYDGAGWKPRDKVVGGVDPANQIQTGEYDLMIDGKLTTYKGLDTRSGPIESWNGSWTGYYTQKFTDPDPNIVEASNPQFIPWPFFRYTEAVMNYIEASIELDQLGEATSWLNKIRFRAGMPAVTATDKEGLKEVYRHERRIEMVYEEQRYHDARRWMIGKTTLGRKTTYIKVSGKFKPGKTMLNLYRYDPTIYDYTYTPTTETAQENRVWLDKIYFRPFSRDEVNKNTFLVQNPGY
- a CDS encoding SO2930 family diheme c-type cytochrome; this translates as MRKTYIFGSLILIGIFLSMLTEQGCKNKTNTSTKTTASEDFQFKEQLSDYGFFKGKLNELKPDSGIIHYELSTPLFTDYAVKDRFIVLPKGQQIKYTADGALDFPDATIIVKNFAYTNAARQKIMIETRLLVKDPKDKKWKVMNYLWNKEQTDAKKHIIGAKVPITLLDDQGKQYFTNYQVPNTNDCKRCHIKDGVLTPIGPKARNLNFTVLGRKENQLAEWAAHGQLSGLPELSKVHQLPVWTDTKHFTLDQRARAYLDVNCAHCHTKGGDAYNTGLFLDYAEKNPDHLGFKKAPVSAGGGAGGLDYDIIPGNADQSILYYRMNSTEPGTAMPELARTLTHKEGVQLIRDWINSLPKK
- a CDS encoding SusC/RagA family TonB-linked outer membrane protein: MLNWSFVLSFLLCLQVSASTYSQYTKVDLDLKKVKLKDALSILQKKGNFRLLYSEADLPLNKNISLVEHDILVLDALKIFLEDTGLKFQTLENQLVVIRTESSARAELVVKGTVTDATGGGVPGVSVKLKGGTIGTMTDANGKYSIKVPDNGTLVFTYMGYVTQEIAVNNQTLINVKMSEKAEDLSEIVVVGYGTQKKAVVSGAISSVKGGELAKSPTANLSNSLAGRLPGVTAVQAGGEPGRDGSTIRIRGINSLGNNEALIVIDGVPNRSGGLERINPNDIESVSVLKDASAAIYGSRAANGVILVTTKQGKSGKPQFSYDYSYGLQQPTRTPKMANSAQYAEILNELKVFSDIPVNQWNAAWQGIKNTGQYVRTDDGALFTGVYRPEEMQAFRDGSDPLRYPNTDWFKTTLKKWSPQQRHNLQLTGGAENIKYLISMGYLDQDAYYKKSATGYKQYDMRVNLEANLNKYITTSLGITAREELRNSSTVGAGDIFRMLMRGRPNEMEVWPNGLPGPAIEFGYNPYVTTTDQTGYLKDTRDYFQSTGKVEIRIPGVEGLKYTGMASIDKFAGRAKRWQKPWTLYSWDKRSFEADGVTPVLVGTVSSERKDPSLSEAAGGQLAVNLTSMLNYDKKIGEHSFALMAGVTSEKVNNDGFNASRRYFISTALEELLAGGDQEQTVGNPTEAPNNLFKRARLSYFGRVGYNYKEKYLAEFLWRVDGSYIFPPDKRFGFFPGVSVGWRMSEERFFKENVSFVNNLKLRGSWGQMGAEAYNNDALAEYQYLSTMGFSNYVINDKFTPTIYEASVPNPDFTWEVANNLNVGLDASFLNNRLAFEFDYFYNKRTKILISKSNSVPESSGILDKLPPVNLGKVDNRGFEFKLSYNDQVGELGYGVSVNGGYAKNKIVFWDETPGAPEWQRSTGRPTKTELAYSYDGVFRDQNEINNNKIDYSAITPTLLPGDMKFVDTNGDGKINGDDQVRMDKTSTPTFTGGLNFNLQYKNFDLSVLVQGATGGVQIIGLTESGDIGNFLEWSYQNRWTIDNPSSENPRLSNRGKTYYTDMNNAARNTYWFRSNNYVRLKNVELGYSLSDKNSQSLGLKALRFYISGLNLFTVDKIKIWDPESTNSSSQYYPQARVINAGVKVTF
- a CDS encoding aminoacyl-histidine dipeptidase — its product is MEVKNLEPQELWSNFAALNAVPRASKKEERVIEFMVQYGHSLGLETIQDKTGNVVIKKPATPGMENRQTVIMQSHLDMVHQKNGDRNFDFATQGIEMFVDGDWVRANGTTLGADNGIGVATIMAILASSTIVHPAIEAMFTIDEETGMTGAKELDPSNFTGTILLNLDTEEDDELTIGCAGGIDTNSIYNYKQHPIAKDHLAFQVTVKGLLGGHSGMDIHKGRGNANKLMNRILNAALKSSDLQLCTLDGGSLRNAIPRESKAVVAIPAAQKDTFLAAFTDFSAVLKEEYKSIETAMNISIEETELPEHGMSKLDFLKIVNAIYSLPNGVFRMSPDIKDLVEASSNLARVIIKGGEFITQSLQRSSVESTKDDVAFAVGAALENMGCDVSRSGDYPGWKPNADSDILRLMTKLYQTAFNAEPNVNACHAGLECGILGAHLPGMDMISFGPTIHGAHSPDECVKISSVQKFWGYLLQVLQEIPEKK